In the genome of Terribacillus sp. FSL K6-0262, one region contains:
- a CDS encoding proline/glycine betaine ABC transporter permease has translation MLDFMENVKAIPVGDWMTDFVDWLTKTFAFLFDPIKDGLDSFMSIITQGLTAIPPVIFILLIAILAFFMTGKKFGLAVFSIIGLLFIWNQGLWDRLIETFTLVLIASIICIIVGIPIGILMAKSKIAEAIITPILDFMQTMPAFVYLIPAVAFFSIGVVPGIFASLIFATPPTVRFTNLGIRQVSDELVEAADAFGSTGAQKLFKVELPMAKYTIMAGVNQTVMLALSMVVIASMIGAPGLGREVLASLQRAQVGPGFVAGLCIFVLAIIIDRFTQNIYKDKSK, from the coding sequence ATGCTTGATTTCATGGAAAACGTAAAAGCTATACCAGTTGGGGATTGGATGACTGATTTTGTCGACTGGCTGACGAAAACATTTGCTTTCTTGTTCGATCCGATCAAGGACGGACTGGATAGCTTCATGAGCATCATCACACAAGGTTTGACTGCCATACCTCCTGTCATTTTCATTTTATTGATCGCTATATTGGCCTTTTTCATGACAGGAAAGAAATTCGGGTTGGCGGTATTCAGCATTATCGGATTGCTATTTATTTGGAATCAGGGACTTTGGGATCGATTGATCGAGACATTCACGCTCGTGCTGATAGCTAGTATCATTTGTATCATTGTCGGTATTCCGATTGGTATCCTGATGGCCAAAAGTAAGATTGCCGAAGCGATCATCACTCCGATTTTGGACTTTATGCAAACAATGCCAGCCTTTGTTTATTTGATTCCGGCAGTTGCTTTCTTCAGCATCGGTGTTGTCCCTGGTATCTTTGCCTCGCTGATCTTTGCGACGCCTCCAACAGTCCGCTTTACGAATCTCGGTATTCGCCAAGTATCCGATGAGTTGGTGGAAGCGGCGGATGCTTTTGGCTCGACAGGGGCACAGAAGCTCTTCAAAGTGGAATTGCCAATGGCGAAATACACAATCATGGCTGGTGTCAATCAAACGGTCATGCTGGCTCTGTCAATGGTCGTCATTGCTTCCATGATCGGTGCACCTGGTCTTGGCCGTGAAGTATTGGCTTCCTTGCAGCGGGCACAAGTAGGTCCAGGTTTCGTGGCCGGCCTCTGTATCTTTGTACTGGCAATCATAATTGATCGTTTTACACAAAACATTTATAAAGATAAATCCAAGTAA
- a CDS encoding glycine betaine/L-proline ABC transporter ATP-binding protein yields MPIIKVENLSKVFGKNIKNALKLAEAGKTKEEILKETGSTVGVNRASFEVEAGEIFVIMGLSGSGKSTLVRLINRLIEPTTGNIYIDGENLAKMDKKELRRVRREKLSMVFQRFGLFPNRTILQNTEYGLEVQGISKQERSKKAKESLELVGLGSYLDQYPGQLSGGMQQRVGLARALANDPEVLLMDEAFSALDPLIRKDMQDELLDLQETMKKTILFITHDLDEALRIGDRIALMKDGNIVQIGTPEEILMNPANKFVEKFVEDVDRAKVLTAQQIMKRPETVNIEKHGPRVALERMREAGLSSIFVVDGKRTLQGIITADAANEARKNDVKNLSEIIQRDVPTVEKDTPLHDLFAVIHDSPVPLAVTENGKLLGIIVRGAVIGALAGEGEVNEHA; encoded by the coding sequence GTGCCGATCATCAAAGTGGAAAATCTTTCTAAGGTGTTTGGGAAAAACATCAAGAATGCGCTGAAATTAGCGGAAGCTGGTAAGACAAAGGAAGAGATCTTAAAAGAAACAGGAAGCACAGTTGGTGTCAATCGTGCATCATTTGAAGTGGAAGCAGGGGAAATTTTTGTTATCATGGGTCTTTCGGGAAGTGGTAAATCCACGCTGGTGCGTTTGATCAACCGCCTGATTGAGCCGACGACTGGTAACATTTATATTGACGGAGAAAACTTAGCGAAAATGGATAAGAAGGAGCTTCGCCGGGTACGTCGGGAAAAGCTGAGCATGGTATTCCAGCGATTCGGATTATTCCCCAACAGGACGATTCTGCAGAATACGGAATACGGACTGGAAGTACAGGGAATCAGCAAACAGGAAAGATCGAAGAAGGCGAAGGAATCCCTGGAGCTTGTCGGTCTGGGAAGCTATCTGGATCAATATCCGGGGCAATTGTCCGGAGGTATGCAGCAGCGTGTGGGGCTTGCCCGTGCACTGGCGAATGATCCTGAGGTGCTGCTGATGGATGAAGCTTTTTCAGCTCTTGATCCACTGATCCGGAAAGATATGCAGGATGAATTATTGGATTTGCAGGAAACGATGAAGAAAACCATCCTGTTCATCACACATGATTTGGACGAAGCGCTCCGCATTGGTGACCGTATCGCTTTGATGAAAGACGGGAATATCGTTCAGATCGGTACACCAGAAGAAATCCTTATGAATCCGGCGAATAAGTTTGTCGAGAAATTCGTTGAGGATGTCGATCGAGCAAAAGTACTTACTGCACAGCAGATCATGAAACGTCCGGAGACTGTCAACATAGAGAAGCATGGCCCGCGTGTTGCGTTGGAACGGATGAGGGAAGCTGGTCTGTCCAGTATCTTTGTCGTGGATGGTAAGAGAACCCTGCAAGGTATCATCACGGCCGACGCAGCGAACGAAGCCCGGAAAAATGACGTGAAAAATTTATCGGAGATCATACAGCGTGATGTACCGACAGTTGAGAAGGATACGCCGCTCCATGACTTGTTCGCTGTCATCCATGATTCACCGGTTCCGTTGGCCGTTACGGAAAACGGAAAGTTATTGGGAATAATCGTCAGGGGTGCGGTGATCGGCGCGCTTGCTGGTGAGGGTGAGGTGAACGAACATGCTTGA
- a CDS encoding DUF1878 family protein — MEEEKKSTLSFHLQLIAETGVLDKYPFRKLLIERDINEEEYASVLEMLQRLNRLYKEQKEEGLLDYTSLLLEFVGMLPEKLYYWDVLLALREEKQDDTYKDLVNELILLDMKNRY, encoded by the coding sequence ATGGAGGAAGAAAAAAAGAGTACGCTGTCTTTTCATCTGCAGTTGATTGCAGAGACAGGAGTGTTGGATAAATATCCTTTCCGTAAGCTCCTCATTGAACGGGATATAAATGAGGAGGAATATGCTAGTGTCTTGGAAATGCTCCAGCGGCTTAATCGATTATACAAGGAGCAGAAGGAGGAAGGATTGCTCGATTACACATCCCTGCTCCTGGAATTCGTCGGGATGCTGCCCGAGAAGCTTTATTATTGGGATGTACTGCTGGCACTTCGTGAAGAAAAGCAGGATGATACATACAAAGATCTGGTGAACGAATTGATATTATTGGATATGAAAAACCGCTATTAG
- a CDS encoding DUF3267 domain-containing protein, with protein sequence MNCWRSVDVKKDLGANRINLISTMIGILVFIILYPMLTLIHPKIKIDETDLLLSLISIYLLPFIHSITHLIPFWISGKRCEYKLRWIGQFIPIMQFRVRTETSRGIPFLSLLMPTVWITLPLLIAAIFMDVMPIYYILIVSVNAGMTFSDGFYLCNLLQAPRKCIIAGTDKSYDILVK encoded by the coding sequence ATGAATTGCTGGAGAAGTGTCGATGTGAAGAAAGATCTCGGTGCCAATCGGATTAATCTAATCTCGACGATGATCGGAATACTGGTGTTCATCATTTTATATCCGATGCTGACGCTGATCCATCCAAAAATAAAAATCGACGAAACAGATTTATTGCTATCATTGATTTCCATATACCTGCTTCCTTTTATCCATAGCATCACACATTTGATTCCTTTTTGGATATCCGGGAAGCGCTGTGAATATAAACTGCGTTGGATCGGACAATTCATCCCGATCATGCAATTCAGGGTCAGGACCGAAACAAGCAGGGGCATTCCGTTCCTTTCCTTGCTCATGCCGACCGTCTGGATTACATTGCCTTTGCTGATTGCAGCCATTTTCATGGATGTGATGCCTATCTATTACATCCTGATTGTCAGTGTCAATGCAGGAATGACCTTCTCGGATGGCTTTTACCTATGCAATTTACTGCAGGCACCGCGCAAATGTATCATTGCAGGGACAGATAAAAGCTATGATATACTGGTTAAATGA
- a CDS encoding peptidylprolyl isomerase, producing MKKLAIAAVFATSVVALSACGSGETVVESKAGDISKEDYYQELSDKYGAQVLQTMVLEKALDDKYDVDKEQIDDQVKKMKDQYGDSFESVLQQAGYADEDDFREAVKTSLLQQKAIADGVDVSDDEIKTRYEHMKTDLNASHILVADEDTAKEVKQKLDDGEDWDKLVEEYSTDTATVENKGSLDWFTAGTMDSAFEDAAYKLKKGEISDPVETSYGWHIIRLDDTRDTEQEVGSLDEERDQIKTELAIQKVDSAKQQEKINKILKDADFDIKIDQYKDLVDDMTSTSTTSG from the coding sequence ATGAAGAAATTGGCTATCGCTGCAGTATTCGCGACAAGCGTTGTCGCACTTTCAGCATGTGGTTCCGGTGAGACAGTGGTAGAATCAAAAGCTGGGGATATTTCCAAAGAAGATTATTATCAGGAACTAAGTGATAAATACGGAGCACAAGTGCTGCAGACAATGGTTCTGGAAAAGGCCCTTGACGATAAATATGATGTAGATAAAGAACAGATCGACGATCAAGTGAAAAAAATGAAAGACCAATATGGGGATTCATTTGAATCTGTACTGCAGCAAGCTGGCTATGCAGATGAAGACGATTTCCGTGAAGCTGTGAAAACAAGCCTTCTTCAACAAAAAGCGATTGCAGATGGAGTCGATGTTTCCGATGATGAAATCAAAACTCGCTATGAACATATGAAGACAGATTTGAATGCAAGTCATATCTTAGTTGCCGACGAAGATACAGCGAAAGAAGTTAAACAGAAGCTGGATGACGGGGAAGATTGGGACAAGCTCGTGGAAGAATATTCCACAGACACTGCAACGGTAGAAAATAAAGGCTCCTTGGATTGGTTCACTGCGGGTACTATGGATTCCGCCTTTGAGGATGCTGCTTACAAATTGAAAAAAGGTGAAATCAGCGATCCTGTAGAAACTAGCTACGGCTGGCATATCATCCGTCTGGATGATACCCGTGATACAGAACAAGAAGTCGGTTCCCTTGATGAAGAACGCGACCAAATCAAGACTGAGCTGGCCATCCAGAAAGTAGACTCCGCTAAACAGCAGGAAAAAATCAATAAAATCCTGAAGGATGCAGACTTTGATATCAAGATCGACCAATACAAGGATTTGGTCGATGATATGACTTCCACATCAACTACTTCCGGCTGA
- a CDS encoding sporulation YhaL family protein: protein MPDIPLWVMLAFLCMIGSGFMAFRTQRHDYQAEQQFIEREGNVYMERIEEERARRADKKQ from the coding sequence ATGCCGGATATTCCATTGTGGGTCATGCTTGCTTTCCTCTGCATGATCGGCAGCGGCTTCATGGCATTCCGGACGCAGAGGCATGATTATCAGGCGGAGCAGCAGTTCATCGAGCGGGAAGGAAATGTGTACATGGAGCGCATCGAGGAAGAAAGAGCCAGACGTGCAGATAAAAAACAATGA
- a CDS encoding MFS transporter has product MKWKDWDRNLKIRLLGEAMMNFLFWAYFPFMTIFFQDAFGKDRAGWLLMLSQALSVLASLVGGYCADRFGRRRMMSIAVAGQSITFLVFASANSPWLTSSALTFLAFSFLGIWSALYWPASHAMVADVVQEKHRASVFAVFYTSVNIAVVVGPLIGTVLFYSYRFQMLLAGFMLTAILFIIMQIFIRETVPDKRQAKADHATWYKAVWKEMQTYRIIAQDRTFLLFIVAGVLVAQTFMQLDILIAVYTSEVITNQTVFALGDFRIEVDGKQAFSLILALNGLLVALFTVFTTKFVTKFRIARVFVGSSIAYAAGILLYGLTESFWIFVVAIILFTIGELMVVGLQESFVASLATEESRGQYFSAASLRFTLGKLLAPLSLVVVSYVSYQFAFTILALLALVSAFVYNMMFKRYHKEQRQAS; this is encoded by the coding sequence ATGAAATGGAAGGATTGGGATCGGAATCTAAAAATCCGTCTGCTTGGGGAAGCGATGATGAACTTCCTTTTTTGGGCTTACTTCCCGTTCATGACGATTTTCTTCCAGGATGCTTTCGGAAAGGACAGGGCTGGCTGGCTGCTTATGCTATCCCAAGCCCTTTCCGTCCTGGCAAGTCTGGTAGGGGGATATTGCGCTGACCGTTTTGGGAGGAGAAGGATGATGAGCATTGCAGTTGCAGGGCAATCCATCACCTTCCTGGTGTTCGCGTCCGCGAACTCACCATGGCTGACTTCATCAGCCCTGACCTTCCTTGCGTTCAGTTTCCTCGGCATTTGGAGTGCGCTGTATTGGCCGGCATCACACGCAATGGTAGCCGATGTGGTCCAGGAGAAACATCGGGCTTCTGTTTTCGCCGTTTTTTACACTAGTGTGAATATCGCCGTTGTGGTGGGCCCGCTGATCGGCACCGTGTTATTTTACTCATACCGTTTCCAAATGCTGCTGGCAGGCTTTATGCTTACAGCTATATTGTTCATCATCATGCAAATCTTCATCAGGGAAACAGTGCCGGATAAAAGACAAGCAAAAGCTGATCATGCAACATGGTATAAAGCTGTCTGGAAAGAGATGCAGACGTATAGGATCATCGCTCAAGACCGTACATTCCTGCTCTTCATCGTTGCCGGTGTATTGGTTGCCCAAACATTCATGCAGCTGGATATCCTGATTGCTGTATACACGAGCGAAGTCATCACGAATCAGACTGTATTTGCACTCGGGGATTTCCGTATCGAAGTGGATGGCAAACAAGCATTCTCACTTATTCTGGCGCTGAATGGGTTATTGGTTGCCCTATTTACCGTATTTACGACCAAGTTTGTCACGAAATTCCGAATTGCCCGTGTATTCGTGGGCTCCAGCATTGCCTATGCGGCAGGTATTCTTTTGTACGGATTGACGGAAAGCTTCTGGATCTTTGTAGTGGCAATCATCCTTTTTACGATAGGGGAGCTTATGGTAGTCGGTTTACAGGAAAGTTTCGTCGCATCATTGGCAACGGAAGAGAGCAGGGGGCAATACTTTTCTGCTGCAAGTCTGCGCTTCACATTAGGAAAGCTGCTTGCACCGTTAAGTCTGGTTGTCGTCAGTTATGTAAGCTATCAGTTCGCATTCACCATCCTTGCTCTGTTGGCTCTGGTAAGTGCCTTCGTTTATAATATGATGTTCAAGCGCTATCATAAAGAACAGCGTCAAGCCTCCTGA
- the yhaM gene encoding 3'-5' exoribonuclease YhaM, which translates to MKKGIGYFQVGDKFDGFLLIKQADKAIASNGKAFLTLILGDDTGDIEAKLWDASPADEQRYQADQVVKIQGEVNAFRGRLQLKIQAIRLSEPADGVHAHDFVKRAPLSKEQLLEELTSFIFEMENPNLQRITRYFLSNYQEQLLAYPAAVRNHHEFVSGLAYHVVSMLRIARELKNLYPEINKDLLYAGIILHDIGKLRELSGATNPSYTVEGKLLGHISIMSDEIARAARELQIEAEEVMILQHMILSHHGKGEWGSPKPPLVREAELLHMIDLIDAKMNTLQRVMDKVAPGDFSERVFSLENRSFYKPVFERE; encoded by the coding sequence TTGAAAAAAGGAATCGGATATTTTCAGGTAGGGGATAAATTTGATGGCTTTCTGCTGATCAAACAAGCAGATAAGGCGATTGCCAGTAATGGAAAAGCTTTTTTGACCTTGATACTGGGAGATGATACCGGAGACATCGAAGCGAAGCTATGGGACGCATCACCTGCAGATGAACAGCGATACCAAGCAGATCAAGTGGTTAAAATCCAAGGAGAGGTAAATGCATTCCGCGGCCGCCTGCAGCTTAAAATTCAGGCTATCCGTCTGTCGGAACCAGCGGATGGGGTTCATGCGCATGATTTCGTCAAGCGGGCACCGCTGTCCAAGGAGCAGCTATTGGAAGAATTGACATCATTCATTTTTGAAATGGAAAATCCCAATCTGCAACGGATTACGCGGTATTTTCTATCCAATTATCAGGAGCAGCTGCTCGCTTACCCTGCGGCAGTACGCAATCATCATGAGTTCGTTTCCGGGCTTGCATACCATGTTGTCTCGATGCTGCGGATAGCCCGGGAATTGAAGAATCTTTATCCCGAAATCAATAAGGATTTACTATATGCAGGGATCATCCTTCACGATATCGGTAAATTACGGGAACTATCCGGTGCCACTAATCCTTCTTATACAGTGGAAGGGAAACTGCTCGGCCATATATCCATCATGTCGGATGAAATTGCCAGGGCAGCCCGGGAACTGCAAATAGAGGCGGAGGAAGTGATGATTTTACAGCATATGATCCTCAGCCATCATGGCAAAGGGGAGTGGGGCAGTCCGAAGCCGCCGCTTGTCCGTGAAGCAGAGCTGCTGCATATGATCGATTTGATCGATGCAAAAATGAATACCCTGCAGCGTGTAATGGATAAGGTAGCACCGGGAGATTTCTCGGAACGTGTCTTTTCCTTGGAAAACCGCAGTTTCTATAAGCCTGTATTTGAGCGGGAGTGA
- a CDS encoding GbsR/MarR family transcriptional regulator — translation MPSNEENWAKYEETIEKFIQVIAKNMNLYGITSSVGRLYGALYFADRPMTLDDMRDALEMSKTSMSTGVRALAEMKMVEPAYKKGIRKDLYKSEEDWYKSFTSLFGNKWEKSTQSNLEEAEETIEELKQLKEEVDDPELVGKIDKDIDRLLYARDYYMWLLQFINVVESGEIFKYVPKPPKR, via the coding sequence GTGCCGAGTAATGAAGAAAATTGGGCTAAATATGAGGAAACGATCGAAAAGTTCATACAGGTCATTGCCAAGAATATGAATTTATATGGGATCACCTCATCTGTTGGCCGGCTATATGGTGCGCTGTATTTTGCGGATCGGCCAATGACGCTTGATGATATGAGGGATGCTTTGGAGATGAGTAAAACAAGCATGTCCACAGGTGTCAGAGCGTTGGCAGAAATGAAAATGGTGGAGCCGGCATATAAAAAAGGTATACGCAAGGATCTATATAAATCGGAGGAAGACTGGTACAAATCTTTTACGTCACTCTTCGGGAATAAGTGGGAGAAAAGCACCCAATCGAATTTGGAAGAAGCGGAGGAGACGATCGAGGAACTGAAGCAGTTGAAAGAAGAAGTGGATGATCCCGAACTGGTCGGGAAGATTGATAAAGATATTGACCGCCTGTTATATGCGCGTGATTATTATATGTGGCTGCTGCAGTTCATCAATGTGGTCGAATCAGGAGAGATATTCAAATACGTTCCAAAGCCGCCAAAGAGATAA
- a CDS encoding AAA family ATPase, with product MHIIGGHIYDFGKLHDYTFDFQSKSPIIIQGENEAGKSTLKAFIIYILFGMRTRDLESFLPRTGGTAGGRLTLWFPDGEVMVERIQDRHNGQAVCYSEGEQKDQQWLNERLGGMDLSVYRQVFVLDTEQLISLQMTDKEQLGQVLLNAGQTGAAAVPKLEKQLQQDLQQLFRPQGRKPKINAMLHAFAEQERLVQELEQKEAAYLPDKEKLQEILEKIADLQASKVQLRGKISVQKQKLQAIPWHRKAAFAEEQLQQIEPSAVFPAEGLEQLQEIQHQLQPLEAQYHVHIKESAALQQELESTENQLMNDDAYKELYEQTVRTDWESVKKRIQQLKDESANLRNQMAGIRLSYPYPEDFFFDAYLSEAAKEWRPMQEEMMILQADSERTQQTIASKRQEIEKMDHLQERIQQRLLSEKEYRELHGQKDNQHATDHFRRGIVSPASLLLVLALFLGGIGTITVNWILVSSSILLMGGAALFWHLGRKSSGSSSYEEEKLEEQQDLRIRWRQLEEQRHPMEMQLMELLQEQSNQLQQREGLQQKAGVWRERFPFLKEIPLVDWLQATQEWKAREQLELALERAERELSEQQHHYKKTISKLQRILNLPGDLSAEATIEEAEYILGTQQKLRHMKEQLSVRRHDIEQQRSELEKQIQPLQEQKAQLLSRAGAKDDNQFLQLAELDRKKRRLTEELEHYRMQIKAILPDGQSSEDVIEFEQEKAERLIANLEMEQETLEEELDRYRQQAATLQVKLADLESDTEASVAYHELQRQKQLLTAAGRKWAVRKLAYDMLRQTKRIFQEEKLPIVLNEAGRIFSEVADTYSALALTEEGKLIVKDKLDRNIEVEQLSRGTIEQLYLCLRLALSRHLGVKESFPLLIDDAFSHTDLARRGRFLPILQAAANVQQIILFTWEEPSTEWSREFEVLQLEKTQKTSS from the coding sequence ATGCATATCATTGGTGGACATATATACGATTTTGGTAAACTGCATGATTATACCTTCGATTTTCAAAGCAAGTCGCCGATCATCATTCAAGGGGAAAACGAAGCTGGTAAATCGACATTGAAAGCATTCATCATTTATATATTGTTCGGTATGCGTACACGTGATTTGGAGTCTTTTTTACCAAGGACAGGCGGTACAGCCGGCGGAAGGCTTACGCTTTGGTTTCCTGATGGAGAGGTCATGGTGGAGCGGATCCAGGATCGGCACAATGGGCAGGCTGTATGCTATTCGGAAGGCGAGCAGAAGGATCAGCAATGGCTGAATGAACGGCTTGGAGGTATGGATCTTTCGGTATATCGTCAAGTATTCGTCCTGGATACGGAACAGCTCATTTCCTTGCAGATGACAGATAAGGAGCAGCTCGGTCAAGTCCTGCTGAATGCAGGACAAACAGGTGCAGCTGCAGTGCCCAAGCTGGAGAAACAGCTGCAGCAGGATTTACAGCAGCTGTTTCGTCCCCAGGGAAGAAAGCCGAAAATAAATGCCATGCTGCATGCTTTTGCTGAACAAGAGCGTCTGGTACAGGAGCTGGAGCAAAAAGAGGCGGCTTATCTCCCGGATAAGGAAAAATTACAGGAGATACTGGAAAAGATTGCTGACCTGCAAGCCAGCAAGGTCCAGCTCCGGGGAAAAATCAGTGTCCAAAAGCAAAAATTGCAAGCTATTCCATGGCATAGGAAAGCGGCTTTTGCAGAGGAACAACTGCAGCAGATAGAACCTTCGGCAGTCTTTCCTGCCGAAGGACTGGAGCAGCTGCAGGAAATCCAGCATCAGCTGCAGCCATTGGAGGCACAATATCACGTCCATATAAAAGAATCTGCTGCCCTTCAACAAGAGTTGGAATCAACTGAAAATCAATTGATGAATGATGATGCATACAAAGAGCTGTATGAACAAACAGTCAGAACCGACTGGGAAAGCGTCAAGAAACGCATACAGCAATTGAAGGATGAATCCGCCAACCTGCGGAATCAAATGGCAGGCATTCGTTTGAGCTATCCATATCCAGAAGATTTCTTTTTTGATGCTTATTTGTCGGAAGCGGCCAAAGAATGGCGGCCAATGCAGGAAGAAATGATGATTCTACAAGCAGATAGCGAACGAACCCAGCAGACTATTGCTTCTAAAAGGCAGGAAATAGAAAAGATGGATCATCTTCAGGAACGGATCCAGCAGCGTTTGCTGTCAGAAAAGGAATACCGGGAGCTTCATGGCCAAAAGGATAACCAGCATGCGACTGATCATTTTCGGAGGGGGATTGTATCTCCTGCCAGTCTTTTGCTTGTTTTGGCATTGTTTTTGGGTGGTATCGGCACCATAACGGTAAATTGGATCTTGGTTTCCAGCAGCATTTTGCTGATGGGCGGTGCCGCATTGTTTTGGCATCTTGGCCGAAAATCTTCGGGTTCCTCCTCTTACGAAGAAGAGAAATTGGAAGAGCAGCAGGATTTAAGAATCCGCTGGCGGCAGTTGGAGGAGCAGCGCCATCCAATGGAAATGCAGCTTATGGAATTGCTGCAGGAACAGTCGAATCAGCTGCAGCAAAGAGAAGGTTTGCAGCAGAAAGCGGGTGTATGGAGGGAGCGATTTCCTTTCTTGAAAGAGATTCCGCTGGTCGATTGGCTGCAGGCAACCCAGGAATGGAAGGCAAGGGAGCAGTTGGAGCTTGCGCTTGAAAGGGCAGAACGAGAGCTGTCAGAACAGCAGCATCACTATAAGAAAACCATTTCCAAGCTGCAGCGGATCTTGAATCTGCCGGGTGATTTATCCGCCGAGGCAACGATCGAAGAGGCTGAATACATACTGGGGACACAGCAGAAGCTAAGGCATATGAAGGAGCAGCTGTCAGTTCGCCGGCATGACATCGAGCAGCAGCGATCTGAACTTGAAAAACAGATACAGCCTTTACAGGAACAAAAGGCGCAGTTGCTTTCACGTGCGGGCGCCAAGGATGACAATCAATTCCTGCAGCTAGCTGAGCTGGATCGGAAAAAGAGGCGGCTTACGGAAGAGCTGGAGCACTATCGAATGCAGATCAAAGCGATCCTGCCTGACGGACAGTCTTCGGAGGATGTAATCGAATTCGAGCAGGAAAAAGCGGAGCGGCTGATTGCCAATCTCGAAATGGAGCAGGAGACTCTCGAAGAGGAACTGGATAGATATCGACAGCAAGCAGCGACGCTGCAGGTAAAGCTGGCCGATCTTGAATCGGATACAGAAGCTTCGGTGGCTTACCACGAATTGCAGCGTCAAAAGCAATTGCTGACAGCTGCTGGAAGGAAATGGGCTGTACGTAAGCTTGCTTACGATATGCTGCGACAAACGAAGCGAATCTTCCAGGAAGAAAAACTTCCTATAGTATTGAATGAAGCGGGAAGGATTTTCTCTGAAGTGGCAGATACGTATTCCGCTCTCGCATTGACAGAGGAAGGGAAGCTGATTGTAAAGGATAAGCTTGACAGGAATATCGAGGTTGAACAGCTATCCAGAGGTACAATCGAACAGCTTTATCTTTGTCTGCGGCTTGCGCTTTCCCGGCATCTTGGTGTAAAGGAGAGTTTTCCGCTATTGATCGATGATGCATTCAGCCACACGGATCTTGCCAGGAGGGGACGTTTCTTGCCGATACTCCAAGCTGCTGCAAATGTCCAGCAAATCATTTTATTCACGTGGGAAGAGCCGTCAACCGAATGGTCCCGGGAATTCGAAGTGCTTCAGCTTGAAAAGACACAGAAAACTAGTTCCTGA